The following are encoded in a window of Mycolicibacterium tusciae JS617 genomic DNA:
- a CDS encoding DUF1304 domain-containing protein has product MIYAGLIFAALAALLHVYIWVMESLTWTSARTRATFGTTREEALATKELAFNQGFYNLFLAVVTFVGIVLYGLQHFGVGLALIFAGTGSMLAAALVLLVSSPDKARAAITQGALPLIAVVVLGIELAT; this is encoded by the coding sequence ATGATTTACGCAGGGTTGATTTTCGCGGCTCTCGCGGCGCTGCTGCACGTCTATATCTGGGTGATGGAGTCCTTGACCTGGACATCGGCTCGGACCAGGGCGACGTTCGGGACCACTCGAGAAGAGGCGTTGGCCACCAAGGAACTCGCCTTCAATCAGGGCTTCTACAACCTGTTTCTGGCGGTCGTGACCTTCGTGGGCATAGTCCTCTACGGGTTGCAACACTTCGGCGTCGGGCTCGCACTCATCTTCGCCGGCACCGGTTCCATGCTCGCCGCGGCGCTGGTGCTGCTGGTGTCCTCACCCGACAAGGCGCGCGCGGCGATCACGCAGGGGGCCCTGCCGTTGATCGCGGTGGTGGTTCTCGGCATCGAGCTGGCGACCTAG
- a CDS encoding ester cyclase, producing MSTADEARNTAAFNRFHDAVNAGDVASLARAIDEFVLPDAQIRTPLPIDATGPEKLKQVWWMLFSIYPDLHVAVDDLIAAGDKIVVRNTVTGTQQGEFMGTPPTGRSVTYHEIFIFRFVDGRVAETWGVVDVLAQMRQIGALSD from the coding sequence CTGTCCACGGCCGATGAAGCTCGGAACACCGCGGCGTTCAACCGCTTCCATGACGCGGTGAACGCGGGCGACGTCGCATCCCTCGCGCGGGCCATCGACGAATTCGTCCTGCCGGATGCGCAGATCCGCACCCCGTTGCCGATCGACGCGACGGGCCCAGAGAAGCTCAAGCAGGTGTGGTGGATGCTCTTCTCCATCTATCCCGATCTCCATGTCGCCGTTGACGATCTGATCGCGGCGGGCGACAAGATCGTCGTCAGAAATACCGTGACCGGTACCCAGCAGGGGGAGTTCATGGGTACGCCGCCCACCGGCAGATCGGTGACGTACCACGAGATTTTCATTTTCCGCTTCGTCGACGGCCGTGTCGCCGAGACGTGGGGTGTGGTTGACGTCTTGGCGCAGATGCGGCAGATCGGCGCGCTCAGCGACTGA
- a CDS encoding TetR/AcrR family transcriptional regulator → MARSTRESILTAAAELMRHRGYAAVGMKDIATASGAPIGSLYHHFRGGKVQIAREALINAGAAYGLLIPTLIDAYTDLGVAIEGVFAQAAEDMAGTGFANMCPVASVAAEVADTVEELRDTSASVFRGWIDGGAAYFAARGLDPQQARQVTLALIGALEGAFVLARTLRDTEPLLAAGCALAARYRGISLRPQRLPLSERANSSS, encoded by the coding sequence ATGGCAAGATCCACACGGGAATCGATCCTCACCGCCGCGGCCGAGTTGATGCGGCACCGCGGCTACGCGGCCGTGGGCATGAAGGACATCGCCACGGCGTCAGGCGCCCCGATCGGGTCGCTGTACCACCACTTTCGCGGCGGCAAGGTCCAGATCGCGCGCGAGGCGCTGATCAACGCCGGGGCGGCGTACGGGCTGCTCATTCCGACGCTCATCGACGCCTACACCGACCTCGGTGTCGCGATCGAAGGTGTCTTCGCCCAGGCCGCCGAGGATATGGCCGGCACCGGCTTCGCGAACATGTGCCCGGTGGCCAGCGTCGCCGCTGAAGTCGCCGACACCGTCGAAGAACTCCGCGACACCTCGGCCTCGGTGTTCCGCGGCTGGATCGACGGCGGCGCCGCCTATTTCGCCGCGCGCGGTCTGGACCCGCAGCAGGCCCGTCAGGTCACCCTGGCGCTGATCGGTGCCCTCGAGGGCGCGTTCGTGCTGGCGCGCACACTGCGCGATACCGAGCCGCTGCTGGCCGCGGGGTGCGCACTTGCGGCCAGATATCGAGGGATCAGCCTGCGGCCTCAGCGACTGCCGTTGTCGGAGCGGGCGAACTCATCCTCGTAG
- the ruvB gene encoding Holliday junction branch migration DNA helicase RuvB, producing MTGRFEDAESEDTSDREVSAALTVGEGDIDASLRPRSLGEFIGQPRVREQLQLVLEGAKNRGGTPDHILLSGPPGLGKTSLAMIIAAELGTSLRVTSGPALERAGDLAAMLSNLVEHDVLFIDEIHRIARPAEEMLYLAMEDFRVDVVVGKGPGATSIPLEVAPFTLVGATTRSGALTGPLRDRFGFTAHMDFYEPAELERVLTRSAGILGIELQGDAGTEVARRSRGTPRIANRLLRRVRDFAEVRADGVITRDIAKSALAVYDVDELGLDRLDRAVLSALTRSFGGGPVGVSTLAVAVGEEAATVEEVCEPFLVRAGMIARTPRGRIATAQAWTHLGMTPPPGATGFGQPGLFE from the coding sequence GTGACCGGCCGATTCGAGGACGCGGAATCCGAAGACACCTCCGACAGGGAGGTTTCGGCCGCCTTGACCGTCGGCGAGGGGGACATCGACGCCAGCCTGCGGCCCCGGTCGCTCGGTGAGTTCATCGGCCAGCCCCGCGTGCGCGAGCAGCTGCAGTTGGTCCTCGAGGGCGCCAAGAACCGCGGTGGCACACCGGATCACATCCTGCTGTCGGGCCCACCGGGCCTGGGCAAAACGTCACTGGCGATGATCATCGCGGCCGAGCTGGGCACCTCGCTGCGGGTCACCTCGGGCCCGGCCCTGGAACGCGCGGGTGACCTGGCGGCGATGCTGTCGAACCTTGTCGAGCACGACGTGCTGTTCATCGACGAGATCCACCGCATCGCCAGGCCTGCCGAGGAGATGCTCTACCTCGCGATGGAGGACTTCCGCGTCGACGTTGTCGTGGGCAAGGGTCCGGGTGCCACGTCCATACCACTGGAGGTCGCGCCGTTCACGCTTGTCGGGGCCACCACCCGATCGGGTGCGCTGACAGGCCCGCTGCGCGACCGGTTCGGCTTCACCGCCCACATGGACTTCTACGAACCGGCAGAACTGGAGAGGGTGCTGACCCGCTCGGCAGGCATCCTCGGCATAGAGCTACAGGGCGACGCCGGGACCGAAGTGGCGCGACGCTCACGTGGCACGCCGCGCATCGCGAACCGGCTGTTGCGACGGGTACGCGACTTCGCCGAGGTGCGTGCCGACGGCGTCATCACCCGTGACATCGCCAAGTCCGCTCTGGCGGTGTACGACGTCGACGAGCTCGGTCTGGATCGGCTCGACCGCGCCGTATTGTCCGCGCTCACACGCAGTTTCGGCGGCGGTCCCGTCGGGGTATCGACCTTGGCGGTTGCCGTCGGCGAGGAAGCCGCGACGGTCGAAGAGGTCTGCGAGCCGTTCCTGGTGCGTGCCGGGATGATCGCCCGCACGCCCCGCGGACGCATCGCCACCGCCCAGGCCTGGACCCACCTCGGCATGACGCCGCCGCCCGGAGCCACTGGCTTTGGCCAGCCCGGCCTGTTCGAATAG
- the ruvC gene encoding crossover junction endodeoxyribonuclease RuvC, translating to MRVMGVDPGLTRCGLSVIEGGTGRQVIALDVDVVRTPSDEPLHRRLLTISDAVEYWMDTHRPDVIAIERVFANQNANTAMGTAQAGGVIALAAARRDIDVHFHTPSEVKAAVTGNGRADKAQVTAMVTRILALQTKPTPADAADALALAICHCWRAPMIARMAAAEALAAEQQRKYKATIKAKVKAAR from the coding sequence GTGCGGGTGATGGGTGTCGATCCCGGGTTGACGCGGTGCGGGCTGTCCGTCATCGAGGGTGGCACCGGACGGCAGGTCATTGCGCTGGACGTCGACGTCGTCCGGACTCCGTCCGACGAGCCCCTGCATCGTCGGCTGCTGACCATCAGCGACGCCGTCGAGTATTGGATGGACACCCACCGCCCCGATGTCATCGCGATCGAGCGAGTGTTCGCCAACCAGAACGCGAACACGGCGATGGGGACAGCGCAGGCCGGCGGTGTGATCGCGCTCGCCGCCGCCAGACGCGACATCGACGTACATTTCCACACACCCAGCGAGGTCAAGGCCGCCGTCACCGGCAACGGTCGGGCCGATAAGGCGCAGGTCACCGCGATGGTGACGAGAATCCTTGCGCTGCAGACAAAACCGACGCCCGCCGACGCGGCCGACGCGCTGGCGCTGGCGATTTGTCACTGCTGGCGCGCCCCGATGATCGCGCGCATGGCCGCCGCTGAGGCCTTGGCCGCCGAACAGCAACGCAAGTACAAGGCAACGATCAAGGCGAAAGTGAAGGCGGCACGATGA
- a CDS encoding IS1380 family transposase, which translates to MQVSHSFASQSAVFDDDHLVSCAGLVPVMTLAQQTGLTRLLSEKVQIVAPRIKSGAANPSPKLATLIAGMCAGADCIDDIDLVRSGGMTTLFDGVYAPSTVGTLLREFTFGHARQLESVLRDHLVALCGRVDLLPDAAKGSVFIDIDSLLRPVYGRAKQGASYGHTKIAGKQILRKGLSPLATTISTAGSAPVIAGMRLRAGKTASAKGAGRMVAQAIRTARAAGASGQILVRGDSAYGNRAVVRSCLRAGARFSLVMIRNPAVERALAAIDESAWTPVSYPGAVQDPDTGAWISDAEVAEIPYTAFASTPDRITARLIVRRVKDARFPDALFPVWRYHPFFTNTDLPADQADITHRQHAIIETVFADLIDGPLAHIPSGRFGANSAWILCAAIAHNLLRAAGVLAGENHGRARGSTLRRKIVNIPARLARPQRRPILHLPTHWPWSRAWLMLWHNIIGPSPPNAATV; encoded by the coding sequence GTGCAAGTTTCGCACAGCTTCGCTTCGCAGTCAGCGGTGTTCGATGACGATCATCTCGTGTCGTGCGCCGGGCTGGTACCGGTGATGACGTTGGCCCAGCAGACCGGGCTGACTCGGCTTCTCTCGGAGAAGGTCCAGATCGTCGCGCCGCGGATCAAGTCCGGGGCGGCCAACCCGTCTCCGAAACTGGCCACGCTGATCGCGGGCATGTGCGCGGGCGCGGACTGCATCGACGACATCGACCTGGTCCGCAGCGGCGGCATGACGACGCTCTTCGACGGCGTGTACGCACCGTCGACGGTCGGAACGTTGTTGCGAGAGTTCACCTTCGGTCACGCCCGCCAACTCGAATCGGTACTACGTGACCATCTGGTGGCGCTGTGTGGGAGGGTCGACCTGCTCCCTGATGCCGCCAAGGGGTCGGTGTTCATCGACATCGACTCGCTGCTACGTCCGGTCTACGGGCGCGCCAAACAGGGCGCCTCCTACGGACACACCAAGATCGCCGGCAAGCAGATCCTGCGCAAGGGACTCTCACCGCTGGCCACCACCATCAGCACCGCGGGGTCGGCACCGGTGATCGCCGGGATGCGGCTACGCGCGGGCAAGACCGCCTCGGCCAAGGGTGCCGGGCGCATGGTCGCCCAAGCCATCAGAACCGCCCGCGCCGCCGGAGCCAGCGGGCAGATCCTGGTGCGCGGCGACTCGGCCTACGGCAACCGGGCGGTGGTGCGGAGCTGCCTGCGCGCGGGCGCCCGGTTCTCGCTGGTGATGATCCGAAACCCCGCCGTGGAACGCGCGCTGGCCGCCATCGACGAGAGCGCCTGGACCCCGGTGTCTTATCCCGGCGCAGTCCAAGATCCCGATACCGGGGCCTGGATCTCTGATGCCGAAGTCGCCGAAATCCCCTACACCGCTTTTGCATCCACCCCCGATCGAATCACCGCGCGCCTCATCGTGCGTCGAGTCAAAGACGCCCGGTTTCCCGACGCACTGTTTCCGGTCTGGCGATATCACCCGTTCTTCACCAACACCGACCTGCCCGCCGATCAGGCCGACATCACCCACCGCCAACACGCGATCATCGAGACCGTGTTCGCCGACCTGATCGACGGACCGCTGGCACACATCCCGTCGGGCCGCTTCGGGGCGAACTCCGCCTGGATCCTGTGCGCGGCCATCGCCCACAACCTGCTGCGCGCCGCCGGGGTGCTGGCAGGTGAGAACCACGGCCGGGCGCGGGGATCCACACTGCGCCGCAAGATCGTCAACATTCCCGCGCGACTCGCCCGTCCGCAACGCCGGCCCATCCTGCACCTACCCACCCACTGGCCCTGGTCTCGGGCCTGGCTCATGCTGTGGCACAACATCATCGGCCCTAGCCCGCCCAATGCCGCTACTGTCTGA
- a CDS encoding mechanosensitive ion channel family protein: MPDENELQTATNLAVTLAWAAGAMAAAFLLGVVLSWVLGRMGRRSAMLCDVAELTRMPVRATLMVIAATIAVQRTSDPADTWRRMVDHSLVILLIVGLTWLFTSLVLVAERRMIARFGGGGEEISDADRRWRRVRTQVTVLRRLAIAVVVVFGGAAILMTFPAFSDIGTTVFASAGVLSVVAGLAAQTSLGAVFAGMQIAFSGAIRVGDVVQLENGQWWGRVEEITLSYVVVRLWDERRLVLPTTYFTTEPFENWTRSATELMGTVEFDVDFSVPLDDMRAELDRLLAGSDLWDGRRGVLQVTDAVSGVVRVRIVVSAPNAGALFDLRCAVREGMVNWVNHRRVLPIQRLENADFMPEPAAPEGRDETPRVSTGMFSGSPEAEERAKAFDHHTADYEDEFARSDNGSR, from the coding sequence ATGCCCGACGAGAACGAACTGCAGACCGCAACGAATCTGGCCGTCACCTTGGCGTGGGCCGCAGGCGCGATGGCCGCCGCGTTTTTGTTGGGGGTGGTTCTGTCCTGGGTGCTGGGCCGGATGGGCCGCCGCAGCGCCATGCTCTGCGACGTCGCCGAACTCACCCGCATGCCGGTGCGGGCAACGCTGATGGTCATCGCCGCGACCATCGCCGTCCAGCGGACGTCGGATCCCGCCGATACCTGGCGCAGAATGGTCGACCACTCGCTGGTGATCCTGCTGATCGTGGGCTTGACCTGGCTTTTCACCAGCCTTGTCCTGGTCGCGGAGCGGCGCATGATCGCCCGCTTCGGCGGCGGGGGTGAGGAGATCTCCGACGCCGACCGCCGGTGGCGGCGGGTCCGCACGCAAGTCACCGTCCTACGGAGGCTCGCCATTGCCGTCGTCGTGGTCTTCGGCGGTGCCGCGATTCTGATGACCTTCCCGGCGTTCTCCGACATTGGAACAACGGTGTTCGCGTCGGCCGGTGTGCTGTCCGTGGTCGCGGGCCTCGCGGCGCAGACCTCGCTCGGGGCGGTGTTCGCAGGCATGCAGATCGCGTTTTCGGGCGCCATCCGCGTCGGCGACGTGGTGCAACTCGAGAACGGCCAATGGTGGGGCCGCGTCGAGGAGATCACGCTGAGCTATGTCGTCGTGCGTCTGTGGGACGAGCGCAGGCTGGTGCTGCCGACCACGTATTTCACCACCGAACCGTTCGAGAACTGGACCCGCAGTGCCACCGAACTCATGGGTACGGTCGAGTTCGACGTCGACTTCTCGGTTCCGCTCGATGACATGCGAGCCGAGTTGGACCGGCTCCTGGCCGGAAGCGACCTGTGGGATGGGCGCCGTGGTGTTCTGCAGGTGACCGATGCCGTCAGCGGTGTCGTGCGGGTGCGGATCGTCGTCAGCGCGCCTAACGCCGGAGCGCTGTTCGACCTGCGATGTGCGGTACGCGAGGGCATGGTCAACTGGGTCAACCACAGGCGCGTCCTGCCGATCCAGCGGCTGGAGAATGCCGACTTCATGCCCGAACCCGCAGCACCCGAGGGGCGCGACGAAACTCCGCGGGTCTCGACGGGGATGTTCTCTGGCAGCCCCGAGGCCGAGGAACGGGCCAAGGCCTTCGACCACCACACTGCCGACTACGAGGATGAGTTCGCCCGCTCCGACAACGGCAGTCGCTGA
- a CDS encoding alpha/beta fold hydrolase, which translates to MEIVVSAGTIEYREEGDPDGPPVVLLHGLFMNDTQWDLALPHLPTGFRYLLPVLPIGGHRIPMREDADLTMPGMVDVVADFLDALDLADVTLVVTDWGGPLLLTDVGRDKRVARLVICPSEAFDNFPPGFPGKVTWVGTRTTGTVKMAMQQLRIGWLRKRFFLFGMMAAKPIPQHIVEAWTDPGIADVRIRRDLLKYARTKIDKPNLVRATNRLAEFSGDVLVLWSRNRVMPVAHAETLAQLTGGTLRYVDDAKVLIMLDQPQETARAIGEFLSR; encoded by the coding sequence ATGGAGATTGTCGTTTCTGCCGGGACCATCGAATATCGCGAGGAGGGCGACCCGGATGGCCCACCGGTGGTGCTGCTGCACGGCCTGTTCATGAACGACACCCAGTGGGACCTCGCACTCCCCCACCTGCCGACGGGGTTTCGCTACCTGTTGCCGGTACTGCCGATCGGCGGACATCGCATCCCGATGCGCGAGGACGCGGATCTCACGATGCCCGGCATGGTCGACGTCGTCGCCGACTTCCTGGACGCCCTGGACCTCGCCGACGTCACACTCGTCGTCACCGATTGGGGCGGCCCGCTGCTCCTCACCGACGTCGGACGCGATAAACGCGTTGCGCGACTGGTGATCTGCCCATCGGAGGCCTTCGACAACTTCCCGCCGGGGTTCCCCGGCAAGGTCACATGGGTGGGCACCCGCACCACCGGCACCGTCAAGATGGCGATGCAGCAGCTGCGCATCGGCTGGTTGCGCAAACGGTTCTTCTTGTTCGGCATGATGGCCGCCAAACCGATCCCCCAGCACATCGTGGAGGCGTGGACGGATCCGGGCATCGCCGACGTACGGATCCGTCGCGACCTGCTGAAGTATGCGCGCACCAAGATCGACAAGCCCAATCTCGTGCGCGCGACCAACCGGCTGGCAGAGTTCTCGGGTGACGTGCTGGTGCTGTGGAGCCGCAACCGCGTGATGCCGGTCGCACACGCGGAGACCCTGGCCCAATTGACCGGCGGCACACTACGTTACGTCGACGACGCCAAGGTGCTGATCATGCTCGATCAGCCACAGGAAACCGCACGGGCCATCGGCGAGTTCCTCAGTCGCTGA
- the ruvA gene encoding Holliday junction branch migration protein RuvA: MIASVRGEVIDIALDHVVIEAAGVGYKVMATPSTLATLHRGSEARLITAMIVREDSMTLYGFSDADARNLFLTLLAVSGIGPSIALGALAMYDGPTLRRAIAEADITALTRIPKVGKKTAELMALSLRDKMGVIAPSGAAALNGHSVRGPVVEALVGLGFALKQAEEATDKVLANEPEANTTSALRLALSMLGKK; this comes from the coding sequence ATGATCGCATCCGTTCGCGGCGAGGTCATCGACATCGCCCTAGACCACGTCGTCATCGAGGCCGCAGGCGTCGGATACAAGGTCATGGCGACCCCGTCGACGCTGGCGACCCTGCACCGTGGCAGCGAGGCGCGATTGATCACCGCGATGATCGTGCGCGAGGATTCGATGACGCTCTACGGCTTTTCGGACGCCGATGCCCGCAACCTGTTCCTGACGCTGCTCGCGGTGTCCGGCATCGGGCCGAGCATCGCCCTTGGCGCGCTGGCGATGTACGACGGGCCCACGCTGCGGCGCGCCATCGCCGAGGCCGACATCACCGCGCTGACCCGGATTCCCAAGGTCGGCAAGAAAACCGCCGAGCTGATGGCGCTGAGCCTACGCGACAAGATGGGGGTCATCGCACCGTCCGGTGCCGCCGCGCTCAACGGCCATTCCGTGCGCGGTCCCGTCGTGGAAGCGCTTGTCGGCCTTGGCTTTGCGCTCAAGCAGGCCGAAGAGGCCACCGATAAGGTGCTCGCCAATGAGCCGGAAGCCAACACCACCAGTGCGCTGCGCTTGGCGCTGTCGATGTTGGGAAAGAAGTGA
- the car gene encoding carboxylic acid reductase, with the protein MSADTREERLERRIANLYVTDQQFADAKPNPEISAAIEQPGLPLADAVRAVMEGYSDRPAVGQRAVEFVTDTQSGRTTANVLPHFETISYGELWSRVGALTNALSDVLPGDRICILGFTSADYTVIDLATVTLGAVSVPLQTSAPTTALRPIVTETEPVVIASSIDYIDDAVELVLTGHTPDRLIVFDFHPQIDEHREAYDAARARLTEAGSPTVVETLSEVVERGHALPAASAAQRADDEIALLIYTSGSTGAPKGAIYTRSLAAKMWRPAAWGWADSPDAFITLNFMPMSHVMGRASLYGTLAHGGTAYFAAKSDLSTFLEDLALVRPTQLNFVPRVWEMLSAEVHSQLNRRLPEGADGATEAEIAADVRSHLLGDRYITVVTGSAPTSPELTQWVESFLDMHLVDGYGSTEAGGVLADGQVRRPPVLDYKLVDVPELGYFSTDRPHPRGELLVKTTNMFPGYYKRPEVTAEVFDADGFYRTGDIVVELEPERLQYVDRRNFVLKLSQGEFVTASKLEAVFQNSPLVRQIYIYGNSARSYLLAVVVPVADAAAQGDTEELHRSINDSLQDVAKAAGLQAFEIPRDFIIEPTPFTLENGRLTGIRKLARPKLKEIYGPRLEQLYTDLAEGQATELRELRQNAGRRPVVETVSRAAAALLGAAASEVPADAQFTDLGGDSLSALTFANLLREIFDVDVPVGVIVSPANDLAALADYIEGERAGNTRPTFASVHGRGATEAHAHDLTLDKFLDANTLASAPALPYPSQEVRTVLLTGATGFLGRYLTLDWLERMNLVGGKVICLVRAKDDATARQRLDATFDSGDAELLSHYRRLAAEHLEVLAGDKGEAGLGLDDRTWQRLAHTVDLIVDPAALVNHVLPYDQLFGPNVVGTAELIRLALTTKLKPFIYLSTVGVGDQIEPSKFVEDADVRQMSATRAVNDSYANGYGNSKWAGEVLLREAHDLSGLPVAVFRCDMILAEPRYAGQLNVPDMFTRLMLSLVATGIAPGSFYELDAAGNRQRAHYDGLPVDFIADAISILGAHQVHGFETYHVMNPYDDGIGLDEYVDWLVEAGYPIDRVADYGEWLQRFETSMRALPDRQRQASLLPLLHSYAQPAKPVLGSFASTERFRAAVQEAKVGPDKDIPHVSAEIIVKYITDLQLLGLL; encoded by the coding sequence ATGTCCGCTGATACCCGCGAAGAGCGCCTCGAGCGCCGCATCGCAAATTTGTATGTCACCGACCAGCAGTTCGCGGACGCCAAGCCCAACCCTGAGATTTCCGCGGCGATCGAACAACCCGGACTGCCACTGGCAGACGCCGTACGCGCCGTGATGGAGGGCTACTCCGACCGCCCGGCGGTCGGACAGCGCGCCGTTGAGTTCGTCACCGACACCCAGAGCGGCCGCACAACGGCGAACGTTCTCCCCCACTTCGAAACCATCAGCTACGGCGAGCTGTGGAGTCGCGTAGGCGCGCTCACGAACGCCCTTTCCGATGTGCTTCCCGGGGACCGCATCTGCATCCTCGGCTTCACCAGCGCCGACTACACGGTCATCGACCTCGCGACCGTCACACTCGGCGCAGTGTCCGTGCCGCTTCAGACCAGCGCGCCCACCACTGCGCTTCGACCGATCGTCACCGAGACCGAACCGGTGGTGATCGCCTCCAGCATCGACTACATCGACGATGCCGTGGAGCTGGTGCTCACCGGCCACACGCCTGACCGGCTGATCGTGTTCGACTTTCACCCGCAGATCGACGAGCACCGCGAGGCCTACGACGCCGCGCGTGCACGGCTCACGGAGGCAGGCAGCCCCACGGTCGTCGAAACGTTGTCCGAAGTCGTGGAACGTGGACACGCACTGCCTGCGGCATCTGCCGCGCAGCGCGCCGATGACGAAATAGCGCTGCTGATCTACACATCCGGCAGCACCGGTGCGCCGAAGGGAGCGATCTATACCCGGAGCCTGGCCGCCAAGATGTGGCGCCCGGCCGCGTGGGGCTGGGCAGACAGCCCCGACGCGTTCATCACGCTGAACTTCATGCCGATGAGCCACGTGATGGGGCGCGCCAGTCTCTACGGCACGCTCGCGCACGGCGGCACGGCCTACTTCGCCGCCAAGAGCGACCTGTCGACCTTCCTGGAGGATCTCGCGCTGGTGCGGCCCACCCAGCTGAATTTCGTTCCGCGCGTATGGGAAATGCTGTCGGCGGAAGTTCACAGCCAATTGAATCGCCGGTTGCCCGAAGGCGCCGACGGCGCCACCGAGGCCGAGATCGCCGCCGACGTACGCAGTCATCTGCTCGGTGACCGATACATCACCGTGGTGACCGGGTCGGCGCCTACGTCACCCGAATTGACGCAATGGGTCGAGTCGTTCCTCGACATGCACCTGGTCGACGGCTACGGGTCGACCGAAGCCGGCGGCGTGTTGGCCGACGGGCAGGTACGCCGGCCACCGGTGCTCGACTACAAGCTCGTCGACGTACCGGAGTTGGGCTACTTCAGCACCGACCGCCCGCATCCCCGTGGTGAGCTGCTGGTCAAGACGACGAACATGTTCCCCGGCTACTACAAGCGACCCGAGGTCACCGCCGAGGTTTTCGACGCCGACGGCTTTTACCGCACCGGCGATATCGTCGTTGAGCTCGAGCCGGAGCGCCTGCAGTATGTCGATCGCCGCAACTTTGTGCTGAAGCTCTCGCAGGGCGAATTCGTCACGGCCTCAAAGCTGGAGGCAGTGTTCCAGAACAGCCCGCTGGTCCGTCAGATCTACATCTACGGCAACAGTGCACGCTCGTATCTGCTGGCGGTGGTTGTGCCGGTGGCCGACGCGGCCGCGCAGGGTGACACCGAAGAGCTGCATCGGTCCATCAACGACTCGTTGCAGGATGTCGCGAAAGCGGCGGGCTTACAGGCCTTTGAGATCCCGCGCGACTTCATCATCGAGCCAACGCCGTTCACCTTGGAGAACGGTCGGCTCACCGGTATCCGCAAGCTGGCACGGCCGAAGCTCAAGGAGATTTACGGCCCCCGGCTGGAGCAGCTGTATACGGATCTGGCCGAAGGCCAGGCGACCGAGTTGCGCGAGCTTCGTCAGAACGCCGGCCGCCGTCCGGTCGTCGAGACCGTCAGCCGCGCCGCGGCGGCCCTGCTCGGCGCGGCAGCCTCGGAGGTGCCCGCCGATGCGCAATTCACCGATCTGGGCGGAGACTCCTTGTCGGCGTTGACATTCGCCAACCTGCTGCGCGAGATCTTCGACGTCGACGTCCCCGTCGGGGTGATCGTCAGCCCCGCCAACGACCTTGCCGCACTTGCCGATTACATCGAGGGCGAACGCGCAGGCAATACCCGCCCGACGTTCGCGTCCGTTCATGGCCGCGGGGCCACCGAGGCCCACGCCCATGATCTGACGCTCGACAAGTTCCTCGATGCCAACACGTTGGCGAGCGCGCCGGCGCTGCCATATCCGAGCCAGGAGGTGCGCACGGTTCTGCTCACCGGCGCGACCGGATTCCTCGGTCGCTACCTGACCCTGGATTGGCTGGAACGGATGAACCTCGTCGGCGGCAAGGTGATCTGCCTCGTTCGCGCCAAAGACGATGCCACCGCGCGGCAGCGGCTGGACGCAACATTCGACAGCGGTGATGCCGAATTGCTCAGCCATTACCGGCGGTTGGCCGCAGAGCACTTGGAGGTGCTCGCCGGCGACAAGGGCGAGGCGGGACTCGGACTCGATGACCGGACCTGGCAGCGGCTGGCTCACACCGTGGATCTGATCGTGGATCCCGCCGCACTCGTCAACCATGTCCTGCCCTACGACCAGTTGTTCGGGCCCAACGTCGTCGGAACAGCCGAGCTGATCCGGTTGGCGCTCACCACGAAGTTGAAGCCGTTCATCTATCTGTCGACGGTCGGTGTCGGCGATCAGATCGAACCGTCGAAGTTCGTCGAGGACGCCGATGTCCGTCAGATGAGCGCAACGCGTGCGGTCAATGACAGCTACGCCAACGGCTACGGCAACAGCAAGTGGGCCGGCGAGGTACTGCTGCGCGAGGCCCACGATCTAAGTGGTCTGCCCGTCGCGGTGTTCCGGTGCGACATGATCCTGGCCGAGCCCAGGTACGCAGGCCAGCTCAACGTGCCCGACATGTTCACCCGCCTCATGCTGAGCCTGGTAGCCACCGGAATCGCACCCGGATCGTTTTACGAACTGGATGCCGCAGGCAACCGGCAGCGGGCTCACTATGACGGCCTGCCAGTCGATTTCATCGCCGACGCGATCTCCATCCTGGGCGCGCACCAGGTGCACGGATTCGAGACTTACCACGTGATGAATCCCTACGACGACGGAATCGGGCTCGACGAGTACGTCGACTGGCTGGTCGAGGCCGGCTATCCGATCGACCGGGTCGCGGACTACGGGGAATGGCTGCAGCGATTCGAAACGAGCATGCGGGCCCTTCCGGATAGGCAGCGCCAGGCTTCACTGCTGCCGTTGCTGCACAGCTACGCGCAGCCCGCAAAACCGGTTCTCGGCTCATTCGCCTCGACCGAGCGATTCCGCGCCGCGGTGCAGGAGGCGAAAGTCGGCCCCGATAAGGACATCCCGCATGTCTCGGCGGAGATCATCGTCAAGTACATCACCGACCTGCAACTGCTCGGCCTGCTGTAG